The window GGCTGGATCTATTTCGTTGACCGCAAGAAGGACATGATCAAGACGGGCGGGGAAAATGTCTCATCCCAGGAAGTTGAAGGCGCTCTTCTCCGGCACCCGAAGCTGGCCATGGCAGCGGTCATCGGCCTGCCGGATCCTTACTGGATGGAACTTGTTACGGCTTTAGTTGTTCCGAAACCCGGGATGGAAGTCACGTCAGAAGAGATCATCGCCTTCAGCAAAGAGAACTTGGCCGGATACAAGGTCCCCAAGAAGGTTTTTGTCCGTTCGGCACTGCCTCTGACACCCACGGGCAAGATCCTGAAGCGGGAATTGCGGCGGGAATATTCGGAAGAGGGAAAGAAATAGGAAGGCCAGACAAACAACACTTCAAAAAGACCCTAATCAGCAAGTAGGGGTCGAGTTATTGAACGGGCATGATCGCCGGGCCGGTAACGATGCCCGTTTTTCTTTTGTGCCCGAGGACGAATAATTGCTTGACAACGGTGGCTGAAAGTTACATTGAAGGCTTCGATAATGTAAAGGAAAAGGCGTACATACATGGAAAAAGACGCACAGTTAAAACGGGACAGAAACAAGCGAATCCTGATGGACATTCGTCGCGAGCAACTGACTGCGGCAGCGTACAAGGTCGTCAGCAAGAAGGGATATAACAACTTTACCATCGCCGACATTGCCCACGAAGCCGGACTGTCCGTCGGCCTCGTTCATTACTATTTCAAGAACAAGCAGGAGCTTTTGCTCCACGTCTTTAAGGAAACACAGAAAAACGTTCGAAGAAATCTTGCTGCGGAATTGGAAAAGGCCTCGGATCCACGTGGGAAACTGGAAATCTTCATTGACCAGAGTTTTCTATTGTTCCAACGGGAGAAGGACTACTTCTTTCTGCTCTTCGAGTTCTGGACAGAGATTAACCGTAACAACACCATCAAGAAAATGGTTCGGCGGCTTTACCAAGCTTACCGAGAGGAATTGTCCGTTATCCTCAAGAAAGGCATCGAAGAAAAAATATTTGCGGAAATGGACATTCAGTACACGACCACCTTGTGTGTTTCTATCGTCCAGCATACGATTATTCAGCATCTCATCGATGATACAGCATTCGATTTCAACGAATACGCAGGCCGCATGAAGACCTTCATTATGGAAACCATTCTCAGGAGGGCACATGCAATGGATGGGTACCCCATACCGAGGTAGGGGGCAACAGCGCACTGCCGACGGCATCTTCCCAGAGGGAAACCGCGGGCAACCCATCTGATGCCCCTGAATTTTCTTTAGCTTCCTCAACC of the Syntrophorhabdaceae bacterium genome contains:
- a CDS encoding TetR family transcriptional regulator, which translates into the protein MEKDAQLKRDRNKRILMDIRREQLTAAAYKVVSKKGYNNFTIADIAHEAGLSVGLVHYYFKNKQELLLHVFKETQKNVRRNLAAELEKASDPRGKLEIFIDQSFLLFQREKDYFFLLFEFWTEINRNNTIKKMVRRLYQAYREELSVILKKGIEEKIFAEMDIQYTTTLCVSIVQHTIIQHLIDDTAFDFNEYAGRMKTFIMETILRRAHAMDGYPIPR